CGACGCACAGCGCCAGGCAACAAAGGATGCAGGACGCATGGCGGGTCTTGATGTGCTGCGCCTGGTGAACGAGCCTACCGCCGCGGCTTTGGCCTATGGGCTGGACCGCGAAAAGGAAGGCATCGTCGCGGTCTATGACCTGGGCGGTGGTACCTTCGATATTTCTATTCTGAAATTGCAGGACGGAATTTTTGAGGTGGTTGCGACCAATGGCGATACGCACCTCGGAGGCGACGATATCGACAACCTGCTCATCGCCATTGCCATCGAGGACATACGCGGAGATCTTGGTGTGGATGTACGCGGCAGTGCAGAGGCAATCCAGGCGATTCGCAAGGCCCTGATCGAAGCCAAGATCGAGTTATCTTCGGCGAATAACTCCCGGCTTGAAGTGGCGCTTCCCGGTGGACATCTGTATCGCCGCGAAATTGCCCGCGATCAGTTCGAGGAGTTGATTCAGCCGATTCTCGAGCGCACGATTCGTCCCGTGCGCCAGGCGCTCAAGGATTCGGGCTTCGCTCCGGAGCAAATCCAGGAGGTTGTTCTTGTCGGCGGATCGACGCGTATTCCCGCGGTGAGACAGGTGGTCGATGACCTGTTTCAGCTATCCGCTCGTGGCAAGAAGCCGCACACGGAACTGAATCCCGATGAGGTAGTTGCGCTTGGCGCGGCTGTGCAGGCAAATATTCTTGCCGGCGGATCGAAGGCCACGGAAGACATGCTCCTGCTCGATGTCACGCCGCTGTCGCTTGGCATTGAAGCGCTCGGTGGTGTGGTCGCCAAGATCATTGATCGCAACTCCACCATTCCCGCCTCTGCCACTGAGCACTTCACCACCGGAGTTGACGGGCAGACGAATGTCGCGATTCACGTGGTCCAGGGCGAGAGGGAACTGGCGAAGGACTGCCGCTCGCTGGCTCGCTTCGACTTGAAAGGCATTCCGCCGATGAGCGCGGGATTGCCTCGCATCGAAGTCAAGTTCCTCATCGATGCAAATGGGATCCTGCACGTGTCCGCGT
This window of the Acidisarcina sp. genome carries:
- the hscA gene encoding Fe-S protein assembly chaperone HscA, translated to MTEERVIGIDLGTTNSLVAFMYNERPVVIPGEDGVNLVPSVVALDVQTDPRARPTVVVGNGARKSLISSPGRAVYSVKRLMGRGVEDVQDELKLFPFRLAENVQPGEVLRIRLGEMEFTPSEISAYILRQLKRNAERYFGGSVSKAVITVPAYFNDAQRQATKDAGRMAGLDVLRLVNEPTAAALAYGLDREKEGIVAVYDLGGGTFDISILKLQDGIFEVVATNGDTHLGGDDIDNLLIAIAIEDIRGDLGVDVRGSAEAIQAIRKALIEAKIELSSANNSRLEVALPGGHLYRREIARDQFEELIQPILERTIRPVRQALKDSGFAPEQIQEVVLVGGSTRIPAVRQVVDDLFQLSARGKKPHTELNPDEVVALGAAVQANILAGGSKATEDMLLLDVTPLSLGIEALGGVVAKIIDRNSTIPASATEHFTTGVDGQTNVAIHVVQGERELAKDCRSLARFDLKGIPPMSAGLPRIEVKFLIDANGILHVSALEQRSGKQAEIEVKPTYGLTDEQVETMILESFDYAEEDFHVRQLIEARNEAETILAAVEKAPQHAAWQQLSEQERAEIAKLSGELSVVKQGDDLPAIRQATEALDHATRRFAELMMDQAVSSAIQGETMQSASTKLGEGPTAPHEIAPAEFN